A single genomic interval of Rhinatrema bivittatum chromosome 12, aRhiBiv1.1, whole genome shotgun sequence harbors:
- the G6PC3 gene encoding glucose-6-phosphatase 3 isoform X1, which translates to MRYAVHDRRGLNVGNFMEALYVNGILMAEVLQARTLGLEKFWTWVSYAGEPKSIFLNYFTITYFLDKRLGLTVLWITLSTEWLNVVCKWFLFGDRPFWWVHESGVNSKLRLQIQQFPSSCETGPGSPSGHCMITGAALWAIAAALSAYVSRHSQSHLVRLAPFALYFLLLSTVGASRIFILAHFPHQVAAGIILGAALGHMLKSQVPMDKELGFYVLTSIALLLGTMLLYWTLVIIGIDLSWSIQLASKWCTNPKWVRLATRPFTSTTRDAGSILGLGLALHSPCFKQIQHRRFDGKGTVWCLMLALGLVHILDHVPLPVYYPIFFYVLNFLKYTLCPWLVMVGTPWFVHLLTKK; encoded by the exons ATGCGTTATGCCGTACATGACAGGAGGGGGCTGAACGTTGGAAACTtt ATGGAGGCGCTGTACGTGAATGGAATTCTGATGGCAGAGGTGCTACAGGCCAGGACATTGGGCCTAGAGAAGTTCTGGACTTGGGTTAGCTATGCGGGTGAACCCAAAAGTATCTTTCTCAATTACTTCACCATCACGTACTTCCTGGACAAGAGGCTCGGGCTGACTGTCCTGTGGATCACACTAAGTACAGAATGGTTAAATGTAGTGTGTAAATG GTTTCTTTTTGGTGACCGGCCTTTCTGGTGGGTTCATGAGTCAGGCGTCAACAGCAAATTAAGACTTCAGATTCAGCAATTCCCATCCTCCTGCGAGACAGGGCCAG GTAGCCCTTCTGGCCATTGCATGATCACAGGTGCAGCCTTGTGGGCCATAGCAGCCGCCCTGTCAGCCTACGTGTCTCGCCATTCTCAGAG CCACCTTGTGAGACTCGCCCCCTTTGCACTTTACTTCCTCCTGCTCTCGACAGTGGGCGCCTCGCGGATCTTCATTCTGGCGCACTTCCCTCATCAGGTGGCAGCTGGCATAATACTGG GTGCTGCCTTGGGTCACATGCTGAAGAGCCAAGTCCCCATGGACAAGGAGCTGGGGTTCTACGTCCTGACTTCCATAGCCCTGTTACTGGGCACCATGCTTCTGTACTGGACTCTAGTTATTATTGGGATTGACCTTTCCTG GTCCATCCAGCTTGCCAGCAAGTGGTGCACAAATCCAAAGTGGGTTCGGTTGGCCACAAGGCCCTTTACCTCTACAACCAGAGATGCAGGGAGCATACTGGGTTTGGGGCTCGCCCTCCATTCACCTTGTTTTAAACAGATCCAGCATCGAAGATTTGATGGGAAAGGCACAGTGTGGTGCCTTATGCTTGCCCTAGGACTCGTGCACATCCTGGACCATGTCCCACTGCCAGTTtactatcctatttttttctatgTCCTGAACTTCCTGAAATACACACTTTGCCCTTGGCTggtcatggtgggcacaccctggTTTGTGCACTTACTGACAAAGAAATAA
- the G6PC3 gene encoding glucose-6-phosphatase 3 isoform X2 — translation MEALYVNGILMAEVLQARTLGLEKFWTWVSYAGEPKSIFLNYFTITYFLDKRLGLTVLWITLSTEWLNVVCKWFLFGDRPFWWVHESGVNSKLRLQIQQFPSSCETGPGSPSGHCMITGAALWAIAAALSAYVSRHSQSHLVRLAPFALYFLLLSTVGASRIFILAHFPHQVAAGIILGAALGHMLKSQVPMDKELGFYVLTSIALLLGTMLLYWTLVIIGIDLSWSIQLASKWCTNPKWVRLATRPFTSTTRDAGSILGLGLALHSPCFKQIQHRRFDGKGTVWCLMLALGLVHILDHVPLPVYYPIFFYVLNFLKYTLCPWLVMVGTPWFVHLLTKK, via the exons ATGGAGGCGCTGTACGTGAATGGAATTCTGATGGCAGAGGTGCTACAGGCCAGGACATTGGGCCTAGAGAAGTTCTGGACTTGGGTTAGCTATGCGGGTGAACCCAAAAGTATCTTTCTCAATTACTTCACCATCACGTACTTCCTGGACAAGAGGCTCGGGCTGACTGTCCTGTGGATCACACTAAGTACAGAATGGTTAAATGTAGTGTGTAAATG GTTTCTTTTTGGTGACCGGCCTTTCTGGTGGGTTCATGAGTCAGGCGTCAACAGCAAATTAAGACTTCAGATTCAGCAATTCCCATCCTCCTGCGAGACAGGGCCAG GTAGCCCTTCTGGCCATTGCATGATCACAGGTGCAGCCTTGTGGGCCATAGCAGCCGCCCTGTCAGCCTACGTGTCTCGCCATTCTCAGAG CCACCTTGTGAGACTCGCCCCCTTTGCACTTTACTTCCTCCTGCTCTCGACAGTGGGCGCCTCGCGGATCTTCATTCTGGCGCACTTCCCTCATCAGGTGGCAGCTGGCATAATACTGG GTGCTGCCTTGGGTCACATGCTGAAGAGCCAAGTCCCCATGGACAAGGAGCTGGGGTTCTACGTCCTGACTTCCATAGCCCTGTTACTGGGCACCATGCTTCTGTACTGGACTCTAGTTATTATTGGGATTGACCTTTCCTG GTCCATCCAGCTTGCCAGCAAGTGGTGCACAAATCCAAAGTGGGTTCGGTTGGCCACAAGGCCCTTTACCTCTACAACCAGAGATGCAGGGAGCATACTGGGTTTGGGGCTCGCCCTCCATTCACCTTGTTTTAAACAGATCCAGCATCGAAGATTTGATGGGAAAGGCACAGTGTGGTGCCTTATGCTTGCCCTAGGACTCGTGCACATCCTGGACCATGTCCCACTGCCAGTTtactatcctatttttttctatgTCCTGAACTTCCTGAAATACACACTTTGCCCTTGGCTggtcatggtgggcacaccctggTTTGTGCACTTACTGACAAAGAAATAA